The window AATTTGATCCGGCTCAGCCCCTGCACCTAAAGAAATGTCTGATGTCCTTGTGGCTTAATTCAAACTCTTACAAAAAGCTTTTACTTTATTTGAAACTTTTGTTCTGTTTTTGACAATTAACATCAGGAACATGATGCATTTTAGCCAAACTaacttgtttttaataaattttttaacacaatttCCCTCTACCAGTAGCAAATGTTTTATAGAATATTTTTGATAGCTTCTTTGATGAAGTTCCTTGCTGTTATGTAGAacttttcaacatttttgttTGGGAGGTGATATAGTTACCAAAAGGAACATCATGTCCTGTAGATCGTTAAGGCTGGTAAAATTGGTCAGGAATTTGTAACTGAAAATGTTAAAAGAATTTTAGATATTAGTATAATAAATTGATTCTGTGGTAGTAGGTAAGAGTTCATGTGTTTGTCCAGGTTGTGTGTTGCAACCAATTTCAACCATTTCTCACTGACCAGAAAAGTTTTGGGTTGGATTTTTGCAATGTTTGTTTACTTCCCCAGTACTTCGCCCATTTCTAAAGACAGTTAAACTACTGACCCAAATTTTGTCTATAAAGTATAAGTACAGCAAAATAGAAATGTAGCAAACAATCCCTAAGCAAATAAATAAAGGGAATGCCAAGGTGATCACAGGTTCTAACCTTTACATGTGCTAAAGTTTTACCAATATATGATGTTGTATCCATTACacgaaaatgtatatataacaTCAGAAGTAAAGCTTTTTAAGATAAGAGATAGCGTAATAAAATCGTTCCTAAATGCAGTAATACAACAAATACTTTCTTTTTTGGCACATTAAAACACAAAGGGACAATATGTGTTGTGTTACCTTATCAACAAATTTCTTATTACACAAATCTAAAAAAAGTACTAGGATagctattttttaaacaaaacctacttaaaaatttattgtaaCATGCAATGAAATTAAAGCGTATTGTGAAATATAGAAGTGGCCTGTTTGTAATATAGTTGCTTTTTTAAATCCCTATATATGagtttgtgatttttttaacatgttttaCAACTATGACAAGTTTCATCACTTAAGCATACCAGGCCTTGCCTTGAGCAAATAACCtcccgagcaattaattgctcgcgtCAGAGTGTGTACGCGAGCAATTTAGCTTGCcatattttttgctaaaaaaactttacatttacTCTCTAAGggcatctttttcaggagaggcctgcgccttggcacacacctaaattgtttcaggcgtgtgaATAAAATGtctgatagatttccgtcttggtcggacacttttagatctcagaattattgaatagtcttggtcctttaaatccacgagcaagtctattcatagccaacctgaccatcctagctaattccccgactcctgacttagttaaaaaactacgtagacatTAATCTCATTTGCCGGGCCCCTTcgttgttggtaaccaggtcttacacaagaaatccagccatgcggttttTAACTAATGCAGAGGTGAACGCTAAcgaagtctgcaaaactgcacatACAGGCagaacagacaatttatcatggatttaattgtagataatttcttcatttgacgaaaaaattggaaaccatagcagatCCAAATTTATTGGATTATTTTCTATATGCCGcaactgttattcaaacaattttaaaaacgaaacccacgtgcggtATAATTTTATGTATCTGACGTGTACAATGCGTGTACCCTTAGGGCCATTTTGGTACtaattcatgttttttaaacttttatattttgaaattcaaaatttataaactaaaattcaaatattttaaaatatttaaaattaaaatcaaaaattaaaaatcttttttttttctttcgcgaTCAAATATGATGCAATGAACCAACAGGTTCTTTTTAACCAACCCACTGCACTCCTGCATAGAGTTTTTTTATTAGGAGCGTTTCATAAGGAGCtgaaattggtgtccaaagttTTCAGGAAGTCCTGAGACTGCCAGGCagatatattcttttttttaccaatatcGTTTTAATTGACTTTTGTTTGATATGCGTCTATTCTCTTGAATTTCTTTTGTTAAGAAAGATCtggaaataaaagtttatgCTAATCTTAGAAGTGTTTGAGATCAAATATTTTCAGAGTcccttaattttataattttataggagaaatttaaaaaatgtaactacACCAATCAGAAGcaatattaatatttattttttttaaatcttttttttggttTAGAACATTTGTTGACATTCATCGATAGTCTCTTATTGAACACAATATATGACAGTCTATTAttgttataatattttaaatttccgATTAACATTCGGATGTCCCTAGACAAGAACCCAGGATGCCTGGGGAGGAGACTGGTTTGACGTTTAACCGATGTGTCGCGTGCGTAGCGAAACTTAAAATTGAAAAGCAAAATTTGAATTTGAGTtttcaattattgttttttGATCTTTCTTgagttttaaactttaaattttaaattttaaattttcaattttcaaattaaattgaaaattaaaaatcattaaataattttgatttttgatttttaaattaaattaaaaatcaaaattagccattatttctgatttttaattttcaattaaattgaaaatcaaatggcCCTAAGGGTACACGCATTGTGTACCTTctaaaaagagattttatttattagttttatttaaaccacgcggataaagatttttctcattttgaaaatgaagcatatttttttctatttgcttgtgatgacctgaaaaatagaCATTAAATTAACGACAAACGACATAgtagtatagtcatgcatacttagtatagtcatgcatactatttcggacatgtagaaaaggaagttaaaattgagagagtcgctataccagtagatgCTCGATCattgtgtttggggttcacaattaaaaatgtcccccacttttctactgcaaaatgaatgcgcaacaaagattaaccttaatGCCCGTATCGCACGCGTTTTATAAAATGGCAAATGAACTGTTGCACGATGGGTGaaaaataatcacaccaaatatcttttcagtttcacttaaaagaccaatcaattcttgagaaaaacgtttatacttatctcaaaatgttaatattaaCGCCAGCAATGGCATGCTTGGGTAACGAGCATTTACGCGAGCACTACGCGGGCGCGAGGAATTGCTCCTGACTCATGGCAATACATTAATAGTTGACAacacacaaaaaagaaataaaacagccttgaatcatttggtatattATCTActgaaatatttcaatccaaaacattaaaagaacagtttgccttacagacccaaacttatGATCAAGAAAAccacgcataaaatcaaagaagataacaatgcagcgttttcgaatttaagaatcgaacatatttcaaacgatcgtaacgtaacagatataaacattgatttatgtttaggttttaggtttaggGTTATTGTAACGACAACAACACTGAATCACACagtctgtagtgttaaaaacagtataACGGAAGAATTATCTTTTacagtttatataaattcttttcTAGGATATATGCGCTGTTTTTATAAGTGTGTtttagtattattatatagatgattTTCTGCACAAAGATAGAGAGAAATTGACTCTCAAATGTGATAAAGtctgttttttgaaaatatttttatcagccTAATAATGGTTGATTCATGGACAAAATAAGTTAAAGCGGTTCAAAATTGTGGATTTTCAACCTTTTGAAGGATTGAattaatagttttttttatgttttgcaCAAAGATAAGGAACAATACACCCTTAAATGTGACGaagttagtttttttaaaaaaggttttaggGCAAAATGAGTCAGAATGgttcaaaaaatgaattttagaaCTTATAACTGTGAATTAAGTTGTTTTATGttataaaattttgataataacTGGCACCAACACTATTCATTGTTTAAACTATGTTTGTTTCAATAAAATGAATTATGTTGTTTAAATTTTGAGTTACTTAATAAATCGAGGTAGGTCAAATAAAGTTTCACTTTTAACACcgatatacacagaagaatatGCACAAagattattgaatttccgcgcccgaaggcataggaaattctttaaaaccgtcgtttttttctttcggagcattttttgagaaaaaatcgaccctgggatttcacattGCTCCgccacagatgtaaacttcgtacccatgctccttaactactgggaagtctcgcattgacgtttcaggctaaagttggtatttgttttcgacaaaatttagcacagttaacaaaaaagtatgctgaacataatggtgacatcaaaattttgatttttgtcacctaaatgccattttaggccaaaattggtccaaaaattaaaactacttcattttcaacaaaatttggcacagttaacaaaaaagtatgctgaacataatggtgacatcaaaattttgatttttgtcacctaaatgccattttaggccaaaatttgtccaaaaattaaaactattttattttcaacaaaatttggcacagataacaaataaagtatgctgaacatgatggtgacatcaaaattttgatttttgtcacctaaatgccattttaggccaaaattggtccaaaaattaaaactattttattttcaacaaaatttggcaaagttaagaaaacaagtatgctgaacataatttttgtcacctaaatgccattttaggccaaaattggtccaaaattaaaactacttcattttcaacaaaatttggcacagttaacaaaaaagtatgctgaacataatggtgacatcaaaattttgatttttgtcacctaaatgccattttaggccaaaattggtccaaaaattaaaactattttattttcaacaaaatttggcacagttaacaaataaagtatgctgaacatgatggggacatcaaaattttgatttttgtcacctaaatgccattttaggccaaaattggtccaaaaattaaaactattttattttcaacaaaatttggcaaagttaagAAAACAAGTATGctaaacataatggtgacatcaaaattttgatttttgtcacctaaatgccattttaggccaaaatttatccaaaaattaaaactgctttattttcaactaaaattgacacagttaataaaaaaagtatgctgaaaatgatggtcacatcaaaattttgattttttgtcaactaatgccgtttaagaccataaacgtttcaatcgcaagactttcaaccatgaatgataggctgtattttttgttagcaatttcttttaaaatgtgagtttaatgacacgtttggttttgtttgcgtttgttgtaagatataatgtcactagtgtgctttatcttcagagattcatgcaccaaaccccttcgaatgtttggcacaataacacaacgaattaggttttcatcaaatattttagtagcgcgcggaaattcttatagcccccagggcttcttgttcactttttaaatattcttctaatactttttttggtttaatacacgcaaaaatataaaaagaataatGTAACACCTGCCTACTAATTTCATATTCTTTCGTTATTTCTCAAACATATACACAGAGGATAATTAGAGTCAGAGTTCAACTATGGATAACTTCGAGAAACAAGCTGCTCTTCTCATTACTATCATGGGTTCTTGCAATAGCGTGattaaaaatagtaaaagaaAAAAGCCTTGTAAAAAAAAGCACACAGTTTGGGTTAAGGAATGGTTACGAAGAGTGATGATGACGAACAATGATGAGAACCCCAATTTCCCCTAAAGAAAAATTAACTATTACTCTTATTTTCTTGGCCAGTGGCGAGTCACACGAAGGGCTAATGTATCAATTTCGGATCCATAAAACATATTTATTCCAcgtaaattattttgaaaagagTTTTGATTACCATTGctcgtcattttttttaaaaaacgctgTGCTTACTCAGCTTTACTCAACAATAACTAAAGTTTCTTTCACAGCCTTTCATTTTATGTGAGTAAAAGCGCAGTTTCGAAAGAAAAAGTGCCAATGACGTCATAATGCTGTACACAACTCATtgtttaaatattcttttttcgCTGAATATAGCTTAAATCCATAACAAGTTATTATTTTAGTTATGTATAGAACAAAACTTTTAGAGAAAACGATGggtatttttgataaaattcaattagaaaataaataaggaatTGTTCTGAAGGCCTAACAGAACATCCTGTTTAACTGagattttttattctgtttttgtgttgtttggTATAACCGTCCAAAAGTGTTGTTGCTTAAAATGTCTTTAATCAATCTCAAAAGTAGTTAGGTCAAACAATGTAAAGGAAACAGGTGATGACATTTTAAGTATGGAGACTCCTAATGGAATTAAACTAGAACACCTGCAATAAATTAATTGAAGGTTGGactaaaaaaaatgagaattttatttaataataatttccATTTATTTATGTATTATTAGCTTTCCCAGCTGCTGCTTGTgcattatttctctttttttaaaccaaatttTATCGTATCTTTAAATAATATGGTGCTATTTGAAAAATGTATGACCTACATTATACATGTATTTCAGAATGACCAATAATTCGTCTGATGTGTCGCCATGCAGAAGCTATATGGTCCTCATTCTAGGTGTTAGTAATGTCGGCATCATAGAAAAGGGTGTGTTTTTTAGTGCATATACATTAGTGTCAGTATTGACATTTGTCCTTAATGCAGTGGTGATCAAAACTCTGTTAAAGCGAAAAAGAGCAAAGAGTGATAATCTCTTTCTTATATTATCCATATCTGATTTTTTGGTTGGAGCTGTTGCATTGCCGGTACTATCATTGGAATTTATTGTTAATGATAAACTGAACTGCCTAATTCAACCTTGGATTGCAACTTTCTCAATCTTCCCATTTTCATTTTCTTGGGTTTTGACAATTCTAATATCCATCGACAGATATGTTGCAATTTTGCTGCCCCGCATTCACAGACTGTGTAAGGAGACAAATTTTACTTACAAGTGTGtaattttagtgtttttttttgtcgtCAGCTTTGCTACTGCATATGGttggaaaaagaaagaagaaatgtCTTTGTTAAGTAACCCAGAGACTCATGTCAATATTTTCACTATAGCAATTCCTTTGATGGAACTTGTATTTCTTATATTCACATCATTTTTACATTTGCACTTGTACATATCTGTTCGAAGAAAAACAAGGAAAATGGATGCAAGTCGCCATACGAATAGTAATAGTCAAAGAAaactaacaataacaataactttaatgtttttttgtgcagttattttaaatattcCATTGTTCGTCTTCAGTTTTTATGAGCTGTTTACAAGTAGATCCACTTGGAAACCAGTTGTCATGTATCGTGGTAGAAAATGGACAATGTTAATAACTTTCACAAATTCATTTTGTAATTCAATCATACTGATGCGCTCTTCAAGTTTTAAAAAGACATGACTAATAATATACTAATTATGTATTGTTTTCACGATACATTTGCCATATGTTAATTCCATGACATTGCTTTTATGTAGGTTATGTGGTTTTAATCCTGTTTTGTGAAATCAAATGTTAAGTCCAATGAAGGTCAAAATATTCTTTATACATATCtttgaattttatttgttttcaataaaatttgccaggtttaaaGAAAACGTGTTGTATGATAAATCGATACTAACTAGTCAGTGGgataaatctatattataatatagccgtcgtctgtctgtctctgcgcggacccccgctaagttagaaaatgatgttacggaaacacgaatatcaaatgcgatatattcttatccactttgttgccacgggtaaattcaaaggacgggcgaacccgtggatttttccacgggcaacgactagtctatattataatacctgtatacgtccgtctgtcacgcaaaatggtagcttagctgcgcagtagcgagaagcacgcaatgtggtataaaaaggacgggcgaacccgtggattttctacaggctaacgactagtatagaTAAATTCACAGGATTCACCTGTCATTTATTTACCGTATTTCATGTGTCTTACTACTGCAGTTactattttgtgtgacagacagacataatACAGGCATTATATTATAAACTAGCAGGtagctcgtggaaaaatccacggggttgcttgtcctttatatatcacatattTCGTGTTCCTGTAGCACAATGTTTATTTTGTGCCCAActagacagacagaatacggcgaTTATGAAAGAGACTAGTCTTCAACCTGTTGAACAATCCACAgggttgcccgtcctttatatatcgcctTGTGTTTTGTAACACAACAATTGTCTCAcggacacagacaaaatacggcagAGACTAGTCGGGTTtaaccacaagtaactgtgttagtCATTGTCAGACACGTGGACCAATTAATAAGATATGAAatctgtgccacacattcatgtGGAGCGCTTCGTCGTAAATCAATTGATTCGCACACAATATTATGGTTTCGAgtgtaatgtatttttcaaataataagttttccacaactttagctgaactaaaaacacagtttacaacctttTGGTAACCCGTCATAGCAGATCCGTGTAGGTGTAATACTCCAAAAAGAGATTTATTACATCTttggttaaatagaaacacaggatGCAACttattattattccaaatatttatacaggatatggccacttcagtgtttgaaacactgttatcaatgtggctCCTGTGTTCGGGATATATACATTAGGTATGCACtggcattacctacccaatttccctcacatggcatggcttttcccgtagctgtagtaaagacacttgctaaacatgcccataCTGTGGAgtgaaccacggaccttgtagCAAACTCCCTAACCACAAGACCACGCGCTGCTTGTCATTAACACTCGGCTAAAttcttagtacaggtaaaccatgttgcaTAACAACACatccttttccaaaaaactttattgcaacttaaTAAAGcaatcactcagcaattttattttgtagaataAGTTTTTATGACAGTAATAAAGGTGTAGccacctaactgcatttagaaTAAGAGTTATTGATTATGACTTTTggtgcagccaaactgcatttgactAGTTCCATTTTTTAGCCAGAAGAAAGTAAACTGCTAtctacaatcccggtcaaaaataATGGCAGTAAACCCTTTTTACACGTGTAGCAAGAGCAAGATAGTACAAAGCCCCCTTTCCCCCAGTATCAATGTTCAAAAGCTGTGCTAACACGTTTCCAAACATTGATAATGGGGGAGAGGGGGTAGGATTATActgcactttttgtagcttactgccaatatattttgaccgggattgtagaTAGCCacaaactaaatataaaaataaatattattggccaaattaaaaaaaattaaaaagaatagcaATAAATTaggctaggtagctagctagagctggaCTTAAGGATGCTCCCTgaaaatctacgtttgtagccaaaatctaaaaatatgtttgtttaagatttatacatgggtAGAAAACATGGCAACATTCTACCTTAACATGCAAAACATATAAATTGTACAATGCAAAGCTTTTAGAACACAAAAATGTGAAATTTCCTACCAAAGTGGCCATTACATTAGATTGTCCATCAAGCACAGCATTATTTCTAGAACCTTGTTGTCCTCATTAATAGAAAACATCGCTAAGC is drawn from Hydractinia symbiolongicarpus strain clone_291-10 chromosome 8, HSymV2.1, whole genome shotgun sequence and contains these coding sequences:
- the LOC130653952 gene encoding CX3C chemokine receptor 1-like encodes the protein MYFRMTNNSSDVSPCRSYMVLILGVSNVGIIEKGVFFSAYTLVSVLTFVLNAVVIKTLLKRKRAKSDNLFLILSISDFLVGAVALPVLSLEFIVNDKLNCLIQPWIATFSIFPFSFSWVLTILISIDRYVAILLPRIHRLCKETNFTYKCVILVFFFVVSFATAYGWKKKEEMSLLSNPETHVNIFTIAIPLMELVFLIFTSFLHLHLYISVRRKTRKMDASRHTNSNSQRKLTITITLMFFCAVILNIPLFVFSFYELFTSRSTWKPVVMYRGRKWTMLITFTNSFCNSIILMRSSSFKKT